The DNA sequence CAGATGCCCGCGGCGCGGCCACTGTCGCCGCCGCAGGTGCCCGTGCGGCCGGTGTCGCCCCCACCGGTCGCCCGGCCGGTGGCGCCGCCGTCGGTCGCGTACCCGCCGGCGCCGGCCCGGCGGCGGCCGGGGCTGATCCGGCGGACGCTGCGCACGCTGTTCGTGCTCGCGCTGCTGGTCGGCACGCCGGTGCTGGCCGGGGTGATCGCCTTCCGGGTGGGCGAGGGAGAGACCTTCGTCGAGGTGGTGACCGACCTGCTCGGCAAGATCGGCATCAGCCTTAGGTGAGTCCGGCTCATGTTCTGCGAAACTGGCCGGTAACCTGCACCGTGGATCGATCACACGATGGGAGTGGATGGCTCATGACGGAGCAGATCGAGGGACACGGTGGAGAACTCGCCCTCGCGGCCCTGCGGGCGGCCGGGGTCAACGAGATGTTCACGCTCTCCGGCGGCCACGTCTTTCCGCTCTACGACGCGGCGCACAAGACCGACTTCCCGATCTACGACGTACGTCACGAGCAGTCCGCGGTCTTCGCCGCCGAAGCGGTCGCCAAGCTCCAGCGCCGCCCCGGCCTCGCCGTACTCACCGCCGGTCCCGGGGTCACCAACGGGATCTCCGGCCTGACCAGCGCATTCTTCAACGCCTCACCGGTGCTGGTCATCGGCGGTCGGGCGCCCGCCTTCCGATGGGGGTCGGGCAGCCTCCAGGAGATCGACCACCTGCCGCTGGTCAGCCCGGTGACCAAGCACGCGGCGACGGTGTTCGCCACCGACGAGATCCCGGCCGCCGTACGCGACGCGCTCACCGCGGCCCTCACCCCGCACCGCGGCCCGGCCTTCCTCGACCTGCCGCTGGAGGTCATCTTCTCCACCGGCGAGACCGCCGCGCCGGCCGCCCCCGACGTTCCGGTCGTCGAGTACGACCCCGACGAGGTGGCCCGCGCCGCGACCCTGATCGCCGGCGCCGTCCGCCCGGTCATCATCGCCGGCTCCGACGTCTACGCCGCCGACGCGGTCGCCGCGCTGCGCGAGGCCGCCGAGGCGTTGCAGGTGCCGGTCTTCACCAACGGCATGGGCCGGGGTGCGCTGCCGCCGCAGCACCCGCTCGCCTTCGCGAAGGCCCGCCGCACCGCCCTGCGCGGCGCCGACGTGATCGTGGTGGTCGGCACCCCGCTCGACTTCCGGCTCAGCTTCGGCGACTTCGACGGCGCCCAGGTGGTGCACATCGTCGACGCGCCGTCGCAGCGGGCCACCCACGTCGAGGCGACCGTCTCGCCCGCCGGCGACCTGCGGCTGATCCTGTCCGCGCTGGCCGACCACCGCGGCGACCGCGAGGACCACAGCGGATGGGTCGCCGACCTGCGCGCCGCCGAGGACGCCGCCCGGGCCCGCGACGCCGAGGAGATGGCCGCCCAGACCGATCCGATCCGGCCCGCCCGGGTCTACGGCGAACTGCGCCGCGTCCTCGCCGCCGACGCGGTCACCATCGGCGACGGCGGCGACTTCGTGTCGTACGCCGGCCGCTATCTCGAGCCGTCGATGCCCGGCACCTGGCTGGACCCCGGCCCGTACGGCTGCCTCGGCACCGGCATGGGGTACGCGATGGGCGCCCGGGTCACCTACCCCGACCGGCAGATCTGTGTGCTGATGGGCGACGGTGCCGCCGGCTTCTCGCTGATGGACGTCGAATCCCTCGTACGGCAGAAGCTGCCGGTCGTGATCGTGGTCGGCAACAACGGCATCTGGGGGCTGGAGAAGCACCCGATGCGGGCCATGTACGGCTACGACGTGGCCGCCGACCTGCAGCCGGAGCTCCGCTACGACGAGGTGGTCCGGGCACTGGGCGGCGCCGGGGAGACGGTCGCGAAGGCCGCCGACCTTGGGCCCGCGCTCGACCGCGCGTTCGACGCCGGAGTGCCGTACCTGGTCAACGTGCTCACCGACCCCGCCGACGCCTACCCGCGTTCGTCCAACCTGGCCTGAGCCGCCGGTCCGCCGTGATCCCCGCGCTGCCGCGGCAGCGCGGTGTCGGCACCGTCTCGGTCGCCGCCGCCGGCCTCAACGGTCGGACCGCCGGTGGCGGCCGGCGGGGCGGCCGCGTCCGACGGTGCCGCAGTGGTGGCCGCCGGGCTCCGGCGGACCGCCAGCAACGGCAGCAGCAGCACCCCGAGCACGTACGGCGCGGCCATGTAGCGGGCCGCCTGCACGTTGTTGACGATCAGCACCGAGAGCTGGTTTCCGGCCGACAGCGCGGCGAGGGCGAGCAACGCGGGTTCGCGGCGCCGCCAGGCGGCGAAGCCGACCGCGGCGTACGCCAGGTAGGTCCAGGTGGCGCCCCGCCACATCAGCCACTCCAGGCCGGGCCGGTTGGCCAGGCCGGTCAGTTCCGCGCCGATCCGGTGCACCCGTTCGTCGAGCGGTCGCATCCGGGCGACGTGCGCGTACGGGCTCTTCTGGAAGTCCCGGTCCCGCTCGACCCAGGCCCGCAGGCTCCACTCGGGAGGGTTGCGGCTGATGGTCCCGGCCGGCAGCGGGCTCCAGCCGATCGAACTACGGCAGATCCGGGCGCCCACGACGGTGCCGGGCGCGCGCGCCAGCGTGGCCAGCCAGACGTCGACGAGGGCGCCGCTGTGGACCGAGGCGGTCCGCCGGTCGAACGGCTCGGCATAGGTGAGACTGTCGGAGTGGTAGCAGTCGGCGGCGTCGCGCCAGTGTGACAGCGGCGCGACCCGGGCCATCACCTCGGTGTGCTCGGGTGGGAAGGCGGCCGGATCGGCGGCGTAGGCGACCGAGATGTCGGCGAACAGCGCCTCGTACGCCACGAGCGACCCGCTGTCGCGCACCCCGAGCGCCGGCAGCAACGCCCAGTTGGTCAGCAGTGCGGCCGTCGCGGCGGCGACCGTCGTGATCAGCAACCGCCCGGCGGGCCGCAGCAGCAGCGCGCAGGCGACCGCGACGATGGCCACGACGATGAAACCGTTCTGCCGGAAGAGGCAGATCAGGGTCATCGCCACGGCGGCGGCGACGAGCAGCCCGGCGGGCAGGACCGGCCGCAGCCCGGCCCGGTGCCGGGCCACCACCCGGGCCAGGGTGCCGAGCAGGAAGACGTGGCAGATGACGAACGGCACGTCCTTCCAGACGGCGACGACGAAGCCGCCGACCGGTGGCAGGGCCACCGTGACGACCGCGGCACCGGCCGCCAGCCAGCCGGGTACGCCGACCCGGCGCAGACCGCCGACGGCGTAGGCCAACCCGACCGCCATGGCCACGGTCTGCAGACCGGTCAACGCGCCGACCCCACCGAAGATCTGCAACGACAACCAGACCAGACCGGTGTACGTGATCGGGTGGTGGGTGTTCCAGGTGCCGGTCGTCGACTGGGTGATGTACGACAGCGAGTCGGGGCTGAACAGCCCGGGATGGTAGACCGCCCACCAGAAGAGCAGCACGAGCTGGGCGAGGCCGTACGTGACCAGGACCGGGCGCGACAACCGGCGGCCGGCCGCCGGGGCGGCGTGGCGGTCGGTGGTGGCGACGGTTCCGGCGGCGGTCGGTGGAGTGCCGTCTGTCATCGAAGCCGCTTCCCGGATCGAGCACCGGTCGGGAAAGATCCCGGGGACGAGAGCGGCCCGATTCTACGGCTACGTCAGCGGTCTGCGGATACCGGTCGGCTCAGTTCTCCGGTGCGGCGTCCCCACGCTGCTGTTCGCCGGCCTGCGGGCGCAGGTCCCGCTGCTGTTCGCCGGCCTGCCGACGCACGTCTCGCTCCTGTTCGCCGGCCTGCGGGCGCAGGTCCCGCTGCTGTTCGCCGGCCTGCCGGCGCAGGTCGCCCTCGCGGCGGCGCAGGTCTTCCTCCCAACGCTGGAACATCTCACGATCCTGTCGGGCCTGCTCCGCCTCCAGCGACCGCAGGAATTCCGGATCGTCCTCGGGGCGGGCGGGCGCGGTCGCTCGACGACGGGGCGGGCGTCGGGGCGCACGGGGCGGCCGGCCCAGAAGTACGCGCCGGGACCGAGCAGCGGAACGAAGAGGATGACAAGGATCCACACGGCGCGCGGCAGGGCGCGGAGCTGCGCCTTCTCCGGCGTCAGGCAGCTGATCAGCGCGGCCGCCGCGAGCGCGACGTGTGCCACGAACAGGAAGAGGAACAGGCGGGCCATCTCGCAATGATGCCCCGCCGGGACCGCTCAGCCCAGGCAGACGAGAACAAGTACGGTCCCGAGTACGGCGTACCCCACGACGATCAGGGCGGCCAGCGGCAGAACGTGGCCGGTGGCGGGCGCCTGTCCGCCGCGAAGCGCGGCGGCCCGCCGGCGGCCGAGGGCGAGCATCCCGATCCAGCCGATCAGGGCCGCCGCCGCGAGCAGCGCACCCGGAACCGGGCCGACGCCCCGCGCGGTGAGCGCTGCCCGGGCGGCGAGTACGGCGACCGCCAGCGCCCCGATCGACGTACGCCGCCAGGCGAGCGTCGTCCGCTCGGGCTGCAACCCGGGATCGCTCACGGCGCCCACTCGCTCACGGCGCCCACTCGCTTCGCTCGCGTCCGCCGTGAGTCAAGTCTGAGCCGGCTGGTTCGCTCGCTGCGCTCGCTCACGGCGCCCACTCGCTTCGCTCGCGTTCGTCGTGAGTCAAGTCTGAGCCGGCTGGTTCGCTCGCTGCGCTCGCTCACGGCGCCCACTCGCTTCGCTCGCAGCCGCCGTGAGTCAACTCTGAGCCAGCTGGTTCGCTCGCTGCGCTCGCTCACGGCGCCCGTACCGACTGGATCACGACGGCGACGATCAGCAGGATCGCGCCGGCACCGATGACGACGGCGAGCAGGAGCGGGAACCGGGAGGTCGGCAGGTCGGTGCCGAGCCGCATGGCCCGCTCGGTACGGCCCCAGTGCGCGACCGCGCGCACGGCGACGGCCGCGCCGAGCGCCAGCAGCCCTACGGCGATCACCTCGCGCAGGTACGGCAGCGGCAGCGGCGGCAGGAACTGGGCGGCGGCCAGCCCGCCGGCGACCAGTGCGAGGCCGGTGCGGATCCAGGCCAGGAAGGTCCGCTCGTTGGCGAGCGAGAAGCGGTAGTCCGGCGTGCTGCCGACCCGTCTGGTTTCCTCGGGGTCGAACCACTGTCGGAGCATGAAACGGATTATCCGATGGACGGGGCCCATAGGCTGGTCAAGTGACCGATCTTGACATTGACGCGTTGCGCCGGACGTACGACAACCAGCTCCGGGCCCGGGTGCCCGATCCGCTGCCGGAGGGGACGGTCGTCGAGCACGACGGCCCCCTGGTCCGGATGCTCTACGCCGGCGAGGGCGGCTTTCTCACCTACCGCGACCTGGGCGGGCTCACCGACGCCGGGCTCGACGACCTGATCGCCCGGCAGCGGGATCTGTTCACGACGCTTGGCCGGGAGGTCGAGTGGAAGCTGCACGGCCACGACCAGCCGGCCGA is a window from the Polymorphospora rubra genome containing:
- a CDS encoding acetolactate synthase, whose protein sequence is MTEQIEGHGGELALAALRAAGVNEMFTLSGGHVFPLYDAAHKTDFPIYDVRHEQSAVFAAEAVAKLQRRPGLAVLTAGPGVTNGISGLTSAFFNASPVLVIGGRAPAFRWGSGSLQEIDHLPLVSPVTKHAATVFATDEIPAAVRDALTAALTPHRGPAFLDLPLEVIFSTGETAAPAAPDVPVVEYDPDEVARAATLIAGAVRPVIIAGSDVYAADAVAALREAAEALQVPVFTNGMGRGALPPQHPLAFAKARRTALRGADVIVVVGTPLDFRLSFGDFDGAQVVHIVDAPSQRATHVEATVSPAGDLRLILSALADHRGDREDHSGWVADLRAAEDAARARDAEEMAAQTDPIRPARVYGELRRVLAADAVTIGDGGDFVSYAGRYLEPSMPGTWLDPGPYGCLGTGMGYAMGARVTYPDRQICVLMGDGAAGFSLMDVESLVRQKLPVVIVVGNNGIWGLEKHPMRAMYGYDVAADLQPELRYDEVVRALGGAGETVAKAADLGPALDRAFDAGVPYLVNVLTDPADAYPRSSNLA
- a CDS encoding DUF202 domain-containing protein, translated to MSDPGLQPERTTLAWRRTSIGALAVAVLAARAALTARGVGPVPGALLAAAALIGWIGMLALGRRRAAALRGGQAPATGHVLPLAALIVVGYAVLGTVLVLVCLG
- a CDS encoding YidH family protein; translated protein: MLRQWFDPEETRRVGSTPDYRFSLANERTFLAWIRTGLALVAGGLAAAQFLPPLPLPYLREVIAVGLLALGAAVAVRAVAHWGRTERAMRLGTDLPTSRFPLLLAVVIGAGAILLIVAVVIQSVRAP